Below is a window of Pseudomonas eucalypticola DNA.
AGTGCCGTGCCCGACGGGCATCTGTGTTGTGGTTCGGCGGGCACCTACTCAATCACCCAGCCGACCCTGTCGAAACAACTGCGCGACCACCGCCTCAATGCCCTGGAAACCGGCAAGCCGGATGTCATCGTCACCGCCAACATCGGCTGCCAGACCCACCTGGACGGCGCCGGGCGCACACCGGTGCGGCACTGGATCGAACTGGTGGACGAAGCCTGCCAGACGCCCCTGTAGCAGCGGACCTGGCCGCGTCGGCGGTGCATGCGGTGTACCTGAAGCTGCGCGGTGCGAGTGACGCGGCCGGGTCCGCTGCTACGCCGGTCCGTGTACGCCGGTCCAGGTAGCAGCGGACCTGGCCGCGTTGGCGGTGCACGCGGTGTACCTGAAGCGGCGCGGTGCGAGTGACGCGGCCGGGTCCGCTGCTACGCTGGTCCGTGTAACGGCGGACCTGGCCGGGTCGGCGGTATGCGGGGGTCAGGCAGGCGCTGCCACCTTGGCTACTTTCGGAGGGCGGGTGCCCAGCCAGGAGGCCAGCACGATCAGCGCCCCGCCGCACCACGAGACCAGCGTCAATTGCTCACCCAGCCACATCACCGCGAAGCACGCGCCAAACAACGGTTCGGCTCCCATCAGCAGTGACGTACGGCTCGGGCTGGTGTGGCGCAGGGCGAAGTTCTGGGCGAAGAACGCAAACAGCGTGCAGAACAGCACCAGGTAAACCGTCTGACTCCAGAACGCCAGGTGGAGCGGCAAGGCCGGCACACCACCGGTCGTCACCAGCAGGATAGCCAGGGTGCCGAAGCCCACCACGCCGACCTGCACCGCCGTCAGCGCCAGCGCCGGCACCTGGGTGCCCAGTTGCAACTTGCGCGTGGTGCACACCATCAGCGCGCGCAGCAACGCCGCCAGCAGAATCAGCCAGTCGCCCGGGTTCAACACCACATCACGGGCCCCGGTCAGCATCAGCGCCCCCAGCAACGACAGGCCCGCATAGCCGAAAGTCTCACCCCTGGGCCGCTGGCCAAACATCGCCCATTCCACCAAGGGCGTGAGCACCACGCACAGGCTGATCAGAAAAGCGGCGTTACTGGCCGTGGTCATCGCCACGCCGTAGGTCTCCGCCAGGAAGATCGACAGCAGGATGCTCCCCATCATCACCCCCGGCTTCAACGCCGCCCGCACGTGCCCGCGCAACCAGGGCAGCAACAGCACAAACGTCAACAGAAAGCGCACGCTGAGAAACCCCAGTACCGGGTAGAACACCAGCGCGCTCTTGGCCACGCCATAGCTGGTACCCCAGATCAACGCCACCATCAGCAGCATCAGTTCGGCCATTCGCAGTTTCGACATTATCAGACGCCTCTGAGCAGGAAGGCCGGATTATCACCAAGGCCTTTGCCGAGTATTAGCCCGCCTGCCCGGACAACAGTTGTGCGCCGGGTGAACCAATCCCGCCGGCAGACCACTGTTGGGCGGCCAACAGTGGTTGGACAAACTGGCCGCACAACCTCCAGTACCAGCCCGTGAAACCCGCGAAAAACCGCTCTGGCACAGGTGGTACGGCTTTTGCTCCTGACCTGCCAGAGCCAGACTATTCACATAGATGCTCCTCACAGACATTGGACTCTCAGGGGTATTGATATTGAACACGAATGACCGGGCTCGCCCTAGCGCCCGCAGGCCTCACGCACGCACACTTTCCCTGGCCATGGCCGTCAGCACTGGGCTGGCGTTGCTCAACAACGTCCAGGCTGCCACCGACACCAGCCTCGACACCGTCGTCGTCACCGGCCACGCCCAGACCGACACCCAGGCCGATAGGGAACGCCTCAACCAGGTGGCCGGCGCCACCCATGTGGTGGACAACAAGGAAGTGGAAAAGGGCCGCGCCGCCACTGCCGAAGACGTCCTGGCGTTCCAGCCGGGCGTCTATGCCCAGGCCACCAGTGGCCAGAGCGCGGCCAAGGTGTCGATTCGCGGGTCGGGCATCAACGCCTTCTACGGCGGGTACGCGCTGGGCATCAAGTACCTGTATGACGGCATCCCCGTGACCGGCCCCGGGGGTACCCAGGAAGACCTGCTGGACATGGCCGCCGTCGACCACACCGAAGTGCTGTCGGGCGCCAATGCCTTCGAATACAGCGCCCTTACCCTGGGTGGCGCCATCAACATGGTGACCCACACAGGCTACACCTCGCCGGGGAACTACGTACGCCTGGAAGGCGGCAGCTTCGGCTACAGGAAAGAACAGCTGAGCACCGGCGGCGTGGTCGGCGACAGTGATTACTACCTGTCGATCCTGCACAACGAACGCAAGGGCTACCAGGACGACTCGGCCAACCACGGCAATGACGTGGTGGGCAACTTCGGCCACCTCTTCAACGACAAACTGGAAACGCGCTTCACCTTCCGCTACCGCGACGAAGACAACACCAACGCCAGCACCCTGACCAAATACCAGATCAAGCACGACCCCACCGCCAACAATTACCGCTGGGTGCGCAAGAAGCCCGGCACCACCCTGCTGGGCAGCACCACCACCTATACCTTCGACGACAACTCCAAGCTGGAGGTGGGCCTGGGCTACCACCATTACACCTTGACCGACGGCCTGCACTACTACGCCAACCCTGGCCAATGGGACTCCACCGACCTGTCCACCTCGCTGCGATACCTGCGCAAGGGCGACACGCTGTTCGGCCTGCCGAGCAACACCACCCTGAGCTTCAGCAGCACCGTGCTGATGCCTGGCAACGAGCGGGTGCGCAATCCCGATACCTGGGCGCTGGTGCAGAAGAACAACTTCACTGGCTCGCGAGACACCGTGTTCTCCCTAGGCAACGACCTGCAACTGACCGACCGTACCTGGCTGACCACGGGGTTGTCGCTGGCCAACACCCAGCGCGATGTGCGCGTGACCTATGCCACCAACGCCAATACCAGCGAGTTCCCCAGCGAGGTCAACTACAACGACTGGAACCTGGCCCCGCGGATCGGCATTCGCTATGCGCTGACCCCGGACGTGCAACTGTTCGGTAACGTCAGCCGCTCCATAGACCCACCGGTGACCTGGTACTACTCCTCGGGGCCGGTCAGCAACCCCTACGTGCAGCCGCTGCATGCGCAGAAAGCCAACACGGTGGAACTGGGGGTTCGCGGCAGCCAGGATATCTTCGACGGCAGCTTCACGGTGTACCGTTCGTGGGTGCAGGGCGAGTTGCTGTCAGCGGTGATCGCCGATGCCACCGCCACCTCCAACGAGATCGTCTCCAACACCAACGCCTCACCCACCATTCACCAGGGCGTCGAGGCAGGCCTGAGCACGCTGCTGTGGACAGGCCGGAACGGCAGCACGGTGAAGTGGCGCCAAGCCTACACGGTCAACGACTTCTACTTCCGCCACGACGCCACCTTCGGCGGCAACCAACTGCCGGGTCTGCCACGCCAGGTTTACCAGAGTGCCCTGCAGTACCAGCACCCCAGCGGCTGGTATGGCGAGGTCAACCTCAACCATGCCTCCAGCTACTACGTGGACTTCGCCAACACCGTGAAAGCCCCGGAGTACACCATTTTCGGCGCCAAGGTCGGCTACGAAGCGCCGAGCAAGCGCTGGAGCGTATTCCTGGACGCCCGCAACCTGACCGACAAGCACTACGTGACCGCCTCCAAGACCTCTTACGACCTCAAGGGCGTGGACTCGGACAATTTCTACGTGGGTGACGGCTTTGGCGTCACCACGGGCGTGTCCTACCGCTTCTGACCACCGGACTGTTTCCATGACCCTGAAAAAACTGCACGTCAACCTGTTCGAAATGAACTGCGTCAGCCACATCACCCATGGCCTGTGGGTGCACCCGGACAACAACCGCCACCGTTTCAATGACCTGGACTACTGGACGGAACTGGCACAACTGCTGGAAGCCGGCGGCTTCGATGCGGTCTTCCTTGCCGATGTGATCGGTACTTACGATGTGTTCCGCAACGGGCCCGAAACGGCGCTGCGCGAAGGCATGCAAATCCCCAGCAACGACCCCATGCTGGTGATCCCGGCCATGGCCGCGGTCACACGCCACCTGGGGTTCGGGGTGACCTTCTCCACCACCTACGAACCGCCCTTCGCCTTTGCCCGGCGCATGAGCACCCTGGACCACCTGACCAAAGGGCGCGTGGGCTGGAACATCGTCACCTCCTACCTGCCCAACGCCGCGCGCAACTTTGGCCATGACGACGAGGTGCGCCATGACCAGCGCTACGAGATCGCCGACGAATACCTGGATGTGCTGTACAAACTGTGGGAAGGCAGCTGGGACGACGACGCGGTGGTCCAGGACCGGGAGAACCGGGTCTACACAGACCCGACCAAGGTGCGCTATATCGACCATGTGGGCGACTACTACAAGGTGGCCGGCCCGCACTTGTGCCAGCCGTCGCGCCAGCGCACGCCGGTGCTGTTCCAGGCCACCGGTTCGCCGGCGGGTATCGAGTTCGCCGGCCGCCATGCCGAGGTGGTGTTCACCGGCGGCAAGAGCCACGAGACCATCCGCCGCAACATCCAGACCATGCGCGACAAGGCTGTTGCCCATGGCCGCGAGCCAGATAGCATCAAATTTGTGGTCATGGCCTCGATCATCACCGGGCGCACCGACGAGGAAGTGGCGCAAAAACTGCACGCGTACGGGCAACTCCTGAGCGTCGAGGGGTCCATGGCCCATTTCCAACTGCCGGTGGACCTCCTGGCCTACCCTCGCGAGGAGGTGGTGGCCAACATCATCCGCCGAGAGAGACTCGCCTCACTGTTTCTCGACTACTTTCCACCGGACGAAACCGTAGGCCAGGCCCTGGACCGGATGGGCAGCCTGGACCAGGGGTACTTTTTCGTGGCAGGCACGCCACAAGTGGTCGCCGACCGCATTGAACAGTGGCTGGA
It encodes the following:
- a CDS encoding DMT family transporter, translating into MSKLRMAELMLLMVALIWGTSYGVAKSALVFYPVLGFLSVRFLLTFVLLLPWLRGHVRAALKPGVMMGSILLSIFLAETYGVAMTTASNAAFLISLCVVLTPLVEWAMFGQRPRGETFGYAGLSLLGALMLTGARDVVLNPGDWLILLAALLRALMVCTTRKLQLGTQVPALALTAVQVGVVGFGTLAILLVTTGGVPALPLHLAFWSQTVYLVLFCTLFAFFAQNFALRHTSPSRTSLLMGAEPLFGACFAVMWLGEQLTLVSWCGGALIVLASWLGTRPPKVAKVAAPA
- a CDS encoding TonB-dependent receptor family protein, translating into MAVSTGLALLNNVQAATDTSLDTVVVTGHAQTDTQADRERLNQVAGATHVVDNKEVEKGRAATAEDVLAFQPGVYAQATSGQSAAKVSIRGSGINAFYGGYALGIKYLYDGIPVTGPGGTQEDLLDMAAVDHTEVLSGANAFEYSALTLGGAINMVTHTGYTSPGNYVRLEGGSFGYRKEQLSTGGVVGDSDYYLSILHNERKGYQDDSANHGNDVVGNFGHLFNDKLETRFTFRYRDEDNTNASTLTKYQIKHDPTANNYRWVRKKPGTTLLGSTTTYTFDDNSKLEVGLGYHHYTLTDGLHYYANPGQWDSTDLSTSLRYLRKGDTLFGLPSNTTLSFSSTVLMPGNERVRNPDTWALVQKNNFTGSRDTVFSLGNDLQLTDRTWLTTGLSLANTQRDVRVTYATNANTSEFPSEVNYNDWNLAPRIGIRYALTPDVQLFGNVSRSIDPPVTWYYSSGPVSNPYVQPLHAQKANTVELGVRGSQDIFDGSFTVYRSWVQGELLSAVIADATATSNEIVSNTNASPTIHQGVEAGLSTLLWTGRNGSTVKWRQAYTVNDFYFRHDATFGGNQLPGLPRQVYQSALQYQHPSGWYGEVNLNHASSYYVDFANTVKAPEYTIFGAKVGYEAPSKRWSVFLDARNLTDKHYVTASKTSYDLKGVDSDNFYVGDGFGVTTGVSYRF
- a CDS encoding LLM class flavin-dependent oxidoreductase, which translates into the protein MTLKKLHVNLFEMNCVSHITHGLWVHPDNNRHRFNDLDYWTELAQLLEAGGFDAVFLADVIGTYDVFRNGPETALREGMQIPSNDPMLVIPAMAAVTRHLGFGVTFSTTYEPPFAFARRMSTLDHLTKGRVGWNIVTSYLPNAARNFGHDDEVRHDQRYEIADEYLDVLYKLWEGSWDDDAVVQDRENRVYTDPTKVRYIDHVGDYYKVAGPHLCQPSRQRTPVLFQATGSPAGIEFAGRHAEVVFTGGKSHETIRRNIQTMRDKAVAHGREPDSIKFVVMASIITGRTDEEVAQKLHAYGQLLSVEGSMAHFQLPVDLLAYPREEVVANIIRRERLASLFLDYFPPDETVGQALDRMGSLDQGYFFVAGTPQVVADRIEQWLDEDGIDGINLRQFMSFETARDFIELVVPELRRRGRYRHAYEPGETLRERLFGAGQAKLPGNHFASRYRDPQALKQPAAPLRFDG